Genomic segment of Nothobranchius furzeri strain GRZ-AD chromosome 12, NfurGRZ-RIMD1, whole genome shotgun sequence:
tgctaatgctaacctGAGCTACTGCCAACAATAGTCCAAACATCTGCTAACCTGGTTTGTTGATGGAGTTCAAATTCTTTAGGGTGGTTTTGTGACATCTTCTCTGACAGCAATTCAGTACTAACTTTCTGAAGTCTTCGATTTGATTTTGATGGATTCACACATGAATGATCCTTGTGGAAAATGTTTGACTCTGCTTCTATTATGTTTTAAACTTTAACGTAAATTAAATCTTGCAGTTGATCACATGACCTTTGCATGTCATCTCCTTCTGTCAGGCTGTGGAGAGGTTGATCCATCCCATGCTATGTGAACAGTGCATAGAGTTCCTCGAGCGTCGTCTAGTTCAGCAGCTCAACAGCAGCGTAGAGAGGGCGGGAGAGGAAGTCCTGCACGCCTTCATTTTGGTTCACACCAAACTTCTTGCTTTCTACTCTAGGTACACAAGAACTCCATGCCTGTTTCTCAATTGTTTGTTCTATTGATTTACTTTCACAAAGTTTCTGATTTGCTCTTCTTTTCAGTCGTAATGCGAGTATTCTCACCACCTCAGACCTCCTGGCCCTCATCATCATGGCCCAGAACATGTATCCTAGTAACGTAGACCTGGATGATCAAAGTCCTGAGGTAACAAGCGTCTGTAACAAATAAATCACAAAATATGTTTTCCTATTTTCtgagtgttctctgtttgtttgtAAAGGATGTTGAAAGCACATCTGGTTCTGGTCCAGAAAGTTTTTACACACCAGAGCCCTCCCCTTCCAGCAGAGACTCAGGCAGCTCTGGTGAGCTGTAGAGGAGAATAATACTGTTGTCTTAAACTACTCATTGTCGTGTTTCAAATGATTTCTTTTCCCCAAGTAGCACGCTAATGCATCTAATTTATGTCCCCAGATAGACCTGACAGACGAGGAACTCCCGTCTTTGAATTTGTGGACCCTGATATCCAGGTGAGAATATCATTTATTTCACGTTACACtctaaaaaaaattaattttgaatgtacttaaccaagttatgacagctggttccactaaacctagttgcttaaagCAGAACTAAAAagcttttaacactttaagctgctGCTTTAAagttggtttcagtggttcttgagttaAAAACTTTACATTGGACCGctctctgctgccctctgctgaccagaaacagcactTGACAGTTTGTGGCTTTggggtctctacctgctttatggcagTGGCAGTTTACTGTGCTTGTGGCTAACAGAAAGGTTATCAATTAGCTTTTTAAGTTGACTGACCGTCAATAAAAAgtgcaagaagaagaaaaagttggCTTTTTatccaaaggggtttgaatgtaggcaactggacttctttggtttcttgaagatgcttcccttctcatctgaggagcttctgactggaatatgggagactcaagcttataaactgtagctttcTACCGCtgcttaacaagcagaaactacctatgaatacccctccctcCTGAGGAGTCATTGGCAGTTTACCATATCAGCTAATTCTTGTTACAAAAGCTAAACTTACAGCCGGGTTTACTTTAATTTTGAATATAATCACCGGCCATGTGATAATGACACCATCAGTTGCACCAAGGCCCAATCTTCATTCACTAGTTAGGCGTTGTGACacaaatgccacaaaattcccacATCGCCATACCGCCACAGCGTTTTTAGAAAACATATCGTAACAGCAGTTTTATGCTCATTTGCCGACATGGTGTGTCTGATAAAAGGGCTCTTGTCTCACGACACGGAAGGCTGTGGCTGTTTTAATGTCTGGGAATCAGCAGTGGACATCTCGGCTCTTttgagctaactgttagcattagcaacttcaccacacagcagaagcctctccaggcttgttttatgtgatgagaaaaaacatccacgttgcaagtcagtggtggagttgcgTTGCTGTAATCCGTTCcagggtgagatgtccaaatatcagaaaataagactccaaaagctgccgtctgacagtcatgtttttggacagaaAGACTCCAGGCCCGGATTTGAGCCCAATGATTCCTTGTTAAGAGTAATCAACTACGTTTGAAGACCGTAACCTTCTCAGTGGTGTAAGGGTAGTGTCCGCCCCGGgattgggagatcggggttcaatccctgttgggtcataccaaagacttaaaaatgggacccagtgcctccctgcttgacactcagctttaaggggttggattggggttaaaccactaaatagttcccgagcgcggccactgctgcagctcatcgcCCCGCACAAGGATGGTAAATGTGGAGGTGACttttaccagtgtgtgatgactaatgggaatttaactttaacttttacgTTGGTATGTTAAAGGTAAATGTATATTATAGTTTACATTTAAGcagctaggtttagtggaaccagttgacataaactaaggccctgtccacacgtagccggggatctgccaaaacgtagatatttttctacgttttggcctgtcatccacacgaaaacggatctttttaaaaactccggccaaagtgaagatctgcgttttctccgttttgggtgtctgcgtgtggacggacaaaaccggagttttaaggtccgcaacgtcactttccgcgacaaaaaaatgctgacatcacgtgtgcgacctgtgtttacactagccagcatcatggaagccctcagagctgcgctctgtcactacccgatccatcaattgtccaagcgctttttgcttgtttgtttttgcaagcggaattactgctccttgcggaagaccacagacgaaggacgaggttaagaacgggggaagtactgccgcctacaggtctggcatgtccataacaacgtatttatccgggtacgtgtggacagtttgtttttaaaacgcggtggtgtggatgcaagtttttggaggggcggatattcgtttttaaaaaaccccggctacatgtggactaggcctaacagTAAATTTTTTAGAGCGTATAAACAGATGAAGTATCAGAAGTGACTTTTGTTCTATGATTTTTAGATGGCTGAGGACAGCCTTCACGCTCTGGAAATCAGTCCCCCTGACCCTTCGACCCCTCGCAGAGTTTTTCTTGACATATCCCTCAAAGATGGGCTGTATCCCATGATGCCTCACTCTATGTACTGCCTCCCGCTGTGGCCTGGCATCACACTAGTGCTGCTCACTAAGGTTTGTGAATGCATGCTGCACTTATAGTGTTTCTCTTTCAGCAAGAGGAAGATACAATTGTTCTTTCCATGTCGGTCAGATTCCCACCAGTGCAGTGGCGCTTTCGGTGTATAAATACCTGGAAGACTTTGACAAACTGGAGAAGCGTCTACGTGAGGGCCAGGGTAGTTCTGCTGCAGCCAGAAGCCCTCTGAACATGCAGGACGTCCGCTGCAAACTGGACAAGTTTGTTAAAGCCTTGGGGCCCAGTGAGCTGCAGGTATTAGGTACTTTTTAGCAGtcgaaagaaaaaaggaaaacttGTATTTTTATCTTTGGATTGAAATTTTCTGCCCAGTCTGCACAGCTTCAAATTGTCTGGACAGAGTTTAAGAACCGAGCCTTTGCCAAAAATGGACCTGGGTTCAATAAAGAGTAAGTttgctgctgccctctgctggccaaaTAGCATCTTAACACAAGCAGTTAAAAGTTGAGTGATTTCATGTCTGTCTGCTTCAGTCTCATCCCATGGTGTAAGAAAATGAAGACGCAACTGTGTGGTATTTATCGGCAGTGTTTTCTCATCGACTCGACTGATTTTCCTCAGCGTCTCTCCCCTGGTCTACAGGAAGGAGCCCAGGCTATGATGCAGTGTGTATCCGTTTTTTTTACCTAATGCATGCATTTTTTGAATGTTGTTAATGTGTTgtcttgtttattttttcattctGTTCTACTCTTTCTCTCAGAGAGAAACTAATGGACTGGAAGGATTTTCTGCTGGTGAAAAGCAAGAGGAACATCACCATGGTGTCATATCCTCGTAGCAAAATAACCCAGATCTCTGTTGGGTCTAATTAATGGCCCTTTTTCACAAAACACCCTGTTTGTTACCTTGACTTGTATCTCACTTACCTGGAAGATTTCCCCGGGCTCGTCCATTTTATCTGTGTAGACCGATCGAGCGGCCAGATGATCGCTCCGTCGCTCAGCATTACAGAGCGCACCACGTCGGAGCTGGGGAAGGGCCCGGTGGCTCGTTTTATTAAAAGCAAGGTCAAAGAAACCAATTATTGAAACTAATTCATTCAAAATTCTAAGAAAATGAGGATTTCACCTTTTGAGATGTGCTTGAAGAATCAGAACCTTCACTTGACCACTCTGCTGTTTCACATTTTTGATTTTAAGTGTtcttttaatgtatttttggaTTTTCATCATGTATGAAAATCTGCTTTAAGAACCTCACATCTGTACAATAGCTTAAACTTACCGTATGACTCAGTTTTTATTATGAAGTACAGGTTTGACCGCTCATTTCTTCTTTTCAAATTTAAAGATCATTGCCATTTTAGGAACTTTTAAAGATCACTGGTTCTTTTGGAAGTACGATCGGCCACtcagagtttcacatgcatgcagaatgtgaaaatagtcttctgacCCTTTTTCCTATGTTGGCCatcaaaagaaaataaaagtgGAAACAGCtgtgtcagaaaaagccacacagatttaCATCACAAtacaaattagcattcatggacccgcccaccttggcttgtgacggggaaggctgaggAGGAgccaggagaaagcagagcacATCTCTACTAGTAAAAgctaaacgttagcattagcaacgcctCAACATGGCGGTAATCTTgtaggcttgtgttacttgtgaagataaaacatcagcattgcag
This window contains:
- the hps1 gene encoding BLOC-3 complex member HPS1 encodes the protein MKCLLIASESAEVLFHWTDLEYQRNIQEQYGASQEEGEELPAFEDILSTLFAPIIISYSTMEDSYTSFTTDNNHIYVLHQFDECLYIAVNGDGEEKEDDLRRKMYVMKKMIEVMFGMVTLSGTLLRKELRPQDTEQRIRLWKHLQNLIETYSHLRENDQSFLVEAVERLIHPMLCEQCIEFLERRLVQQLNSSVERAGEEVLHAFILVHTKLLAFYSSRNASILTTSDLLALIIMAQNMYPSNVDLDDQSPEDVESTSGSGPESFYTPEPSPSSRDSGSSDRPDRRGTPVFEFVDPDIQMAEDSLHALEISPPDPSTPRRVFLDISLKDGLYPMMPHSMYCLPLWPGITLVLLTKIPTSAVALSVYKYLEDFDKLEKRLREGQGSSAAARSPLNMQDVRCKLDKFVKALGPSELQSAQLQIVWTEFKNRAFAKNGPGFNKDLIPWCKKMKTQLCGIYRQCFLIDSTDFPQRLSPGLQEGAQAMMQEKLMDWKDFLLVKSKRNITMVSYLEDFPGLVHFICVDRSSGQMIAPSLSITERTTSELGKGPVARFIKSKVWGLVRTTRRYLQKGYSTVTLRDGDFYFCYFLWFENESGYKLDSVDIPVLPDDSPPIGTLACDYYKRLLRYYSKNHKGETVKCYELLTVHLGVIPTEIILQHCRQLASKLWEPSRNPLL